Part of the Octopus bimaculoides isolate UCB-OBI-ISO-001 chromosome 18, ASM119413v2, whole genome shotgun sequence genome is shown below.
CTGCTAAAGTAGTTTCACATCATgacaatgttttacatatttcggACATGTTTTTCCAATCTTTGAAAGCGTACCCCCTACTCACTCCTGCTAAAAACCCTGCCAACTACACTGGTATTCTTGTCGTTCTTTATCAAAGTCAATGATGATCGAATAGATCCATGATGCAAAGCgttccaaatatattttcttttttttttttttttttttttttttttttttttttttttttttttgggtagGATATAGTTTAATCGGACTAATAATACTTGCTCACGACGTCTCGACCGTGTATTCTATATCCattcttgaaaattttattttgaagacgGTAAAGTATGCATTGAGGTGTTATGATTTGTTAACATTTCACACAACTAACGAACAGCAGTAtttgatgatgtcgatgatgctgatgatgatgataaagaagaagaagaagaagaagaagaagaagaagaaggagaaggagaaggagaagaagaagaagaagaagaagaagaagaagaagaagaagaagatgatgatgatgatgatgaaagttattTAGTTGAATCTGGGAAAATTATAAAGCGAAAGACGACCGttgatctttctctctttctttctttctttctttctttctttcttcctttctttctttcactttttttgaGCTGAGGATGTAGAGACAAACACCGTTGCTGCAATTTTATCGTCATTTTAGTATTGGAcagtattgatttcttacataggcataAGGCTGCCATatctggaggtggtagtggtggtggtggtggtggtggtggaggtggtggtgatgatggatacatagtcaattacattgatcccagtagccaactgatacttactttatgaaatccgaaaggatgacaggcaaagttggcttcgagagaacttgaactcggaacatgaagGCGTGTTATTAAATACGGCAAGGTATTTCCTTTGAGCACTAAAGATTCCACCAAGAAATAATTTGTAAGGGGTAAAAAAATGACAGAAGCTTGaagcaataaatagaataatttattccttaaaaaatatgtatgtacgttgtacgtatgtacatatgtatgcatgtatgtatgtatgtatgtatgtatgcatgtatgtatgtatgttataaacatatatatatatatatatatatatatatatatatataNNNNNNNNNNNNNNNNNNNNNNNNNNNNNNNNNNNNNNNNNNNNNNNNNNNNNNNNNNNNNNNNNNNNNNNNNNNNNNNNNNNNNNNNNNNNNNNNNNNNNNNNNNNNNNNNNNNNNNNNNNNNNNNNNNNNNNNNNNNNNNNNNNNNNNNNNNNNNNNNNNNNNNNNNNNNNNNNNNNNNNNNNNNNNNNNNNNNNNNNNNNNNNNNNNNNNNNNNNNNNNNNNNNNNNNNNNNNNNNNNNNNNNNNNNNNNNNNNNNNNNNNNNNNNNNNNNNNNNNNNNNNNNNNNNNNNNNNNNNNNNNNNNNNNNNNNNNNNNNNNNNNNNNNNNNNNNNNNNNNNNNNNNNNNNNNNNNNNNNNNNNNNNNNNNNNNNNNNNNNNNNNNNNNNNNNNNNNNNNNNNNNNNNNNNNNNNNNNNNNNNNNNNNNNNNNNNNNNNNNNNNNNNNNNNNNNNNNNNNNNNNNNNNNNNNNNNNNNNNNNNNNNNNNNNNNNNNNNNNNNNNNNNNNNNNNNNNNNNNNNNNNNNNNNNNNNNNNNNNNNNNNNNNNNNNNNtatatatatatcgttattattgttactttttcctttattttctttaaattgttaAGAGTTCCTTGTAATGTTAGCGTATCTTTACAGGTTTAGAAATCAGAAGTCCTTCAAAGTTCTATATCTGTCGGTAACGCTTTTACAAAAAGGATTTCGTTAGGTGTGCTGAACTTATACTTCTGAGGGCAGGATGTGTTCTGAATGTTTTTGTCTGTTAACACTTTACCGTCCTTCATGTAActctttttgctttttgtctGGCACCAAGTTATCAATTTGTCAATCACGGGCGTTTCTTGCTGAAGAATTTCAGCAACGCCCCGAATTACAATTAAACCATACGATAAATATTCTGAGATTCGCTCTTCTAAATCTGGTGTGTATTCTGACTTTCTCCTATCTTTTTTCATTGGGTGCTTAATGTCTCCCCATATCTTACAAGTTTTCAATGTTGTCAGTAAGCTACTGCTGTCTCCAATGCAGTCTTTAAATCCGGCAAACCAGTCTTCTATTCCTTTATAGTCGTTGATTTTCACTTCTGGTTTGCTTGTTTTTATAGCCTGGACGATTTTAGAACATTCTTTAGAACAGTTTGAAATCATTTCGGCTGTCTTTTCGCTGACGTCTTCAAACAACCCCACTTCACTTTCCAGCGGCTTTTCGTCCCATTCACTCCATCTTCCGAACAAAAGACAGCATTCAAGATATACGAAGGGCGAGAGGAGTACAGACATAAAGTTAAGAGAATTTTGAAGCGCGCAGTCACCGCCAATTATTAACTGCAAAATTGACAGTGGCCCACGTTTCGGGGGAGATGTCCCGAACAGAGTGGAGGTTACAATCGATGCTACTGTCACCTTGACATCAATTTGAGAACCAAATTTGACTTGTTCGCATATCCAAGGACACATCTCTAAGTTAACGATGGTACATTGTTCACCAAGCTCTTCGAGACATGTCCGACACTGATATTCAAAACCTGATCTGCCAGGTACACCTATGATAACTGTTctctttttaatgtatttcttcaTGGCTTTTAAATAATCCTGGAAATTGTTTGGAGAAGAAGACAGTATGATAACATCACTTTCAGTGACGAAATCTCCTGCTTTATCCGTTATTGTTCCAGGTCTTCCTTTTTCGGGATACATAGAACCGTCTTTTCTTGGAAAATTGACCACCATTGTTGCATcctgaaatattaaataataaaattgtcTGTTAGAAAATATacttacaaaacaaacaaaaaaagctaatagaaaaaaatcagaaaagaaaatttgttattagcgacagaagcagtattggtTCAGAAtaacattctgtatatcttactcaACGTAGATATACTATAGAAAGCCACAAAACTACAGTATTCGTCTTGAGAATACTAAAGTGTTTTGTGGCTTTCTATAATATATGAACGTTTAAGTcaggtatatagaaataaaaatcattactGTAATCCAACATTTTTCCTCAGAGTTACTGTCGTTGCTACCTTGTGTAAATTAATAACACAAGATTTCCAAATTGGTGACACTAACCTTGTGGATTCTTCATCGGTATCGACGATGAGCATCCAATTATCGAATAATTGAATTCTTACATCTGAAATTAAGCAGTGAACCACTTCGTAATTTCACAGACATAGATATCCTTAATGCTTTAACACTAGAGTCAGGTCGAATCAGCGTCTCACGCTATGATTAGCCTAGATCTTTGAATTGCATGTGCAAGccagaaagaaaagggaaaaactaACAAATTTCAGTGCTACATTGACATTGTTTAGCaaccacgaaatgatgaaaggcaaaaatgactTCGGCGAGACTTGAACTTTGAAACGCATGGAACCAGAGTGAATACTGCTAGGTATCTTGCGTGACATGATGACGATTTTAGAAATTCATCCCCTTACGAACTCTTACAACATTAGAGAAATATATGATTTCCCGAATTGACAAAGTTATCTCAGATTAAATTTTCGAAAattgtaaatttcattttatttgccttGAGAAACAAAATTCTGCCCTTTCGAGTCTGACTCTTCATTTTAGATATTTAAAGaagagcaacaaaaattcaataggttatagcagtacgtacgtttcgtacaaacttcatttattcatgtagtgagaacactacataaaatgtgcactgaaaatgtactcctcaccTGCATAATGGAAtctcattttagaaagtcattttgtagatgtgtgcaaaaacacgagtaggagaagaagaaaataccatcttgactgggctgccattcaacagtctagtgaatcaaacaagaatttaatttctatataatctaattggaggggtaagatagtagtaatttcaatttagaggaaggtagattaagtagtaatggacagcaggttaggggtaaatcaagcaagaaaaaaagaaatacttcaaCTGTTAACATAGTTGATGAGATAAATCTTCCTAGCTCAACCAATATCAATTGCATATCCAGTAATACAACCAACAATATTGATATAACCAATTTAGATACTTGTATCAATAAtcaacatagttatatatatatagctaataatcCCCTTGAttgcaattgtagaattaaagCCCACTGCCCGATATCTGGTCGTTGTTTAGCCCGTAATGTGGTCTATAAATGTATAGTAGCTACTCcaactaataattacatttatgttggttACACAATCAACCTTAAACAGCGATTATACAATCATTTTTCCTCGtttagacttaaacataaggccaatagcacatcattatctaataaaatttgagaattgaaggaaaatggtatCGATTTTAATCTTAAATGGGAAATCGTCAGGAGAGCACAACcctatagaaatagtagatacgactgtggactgtgctctatggaaatttatgaaaattttaaacttaaggataatcctaatctaattaacaatagatcctaatctaattaacaatagatctgaccttGTCGGAGGAACAAATGGTTGTCTTCCATAAGAAACATTGCTCTGGTGAGTGATCTTTCAGTTGTGGATACAATATCATGTACAACGATCGACGGAGACCAAGAAGATCGTCACTTTATTGCCGTGTCTATTGGCTGAAAgtcgcacgcacgtacacacttacacacacatacgtgcataaaagcacacacacacaaacatattcaatcACTCGCACAAAcaagcgcacaaacacatacgtacaaaggGTACCGAAAAGACAAACATCGATTACACCTTTGGTCATAGATGGAGCAATATAGTGATCAGAGTCAAAGGCGCTCGTCTGTATAGGGcattcctataagtaggttatctcccttggctaggcggcgctccatgtagataattaaacttccggaggctacccacgccattgttattgttttacgtcttatcatggatataaagcagcttgatgattcagctatcgaagtacttactgtgcctgagttaaagaaatatttaagattatatggacagtatgttactggaagaaaggcggacttgactgaaaggttgaaaggaataaaaattctgtcgatgaagaatgtcaacaaagtaaattcatcggacgataagtctgaagtatcggacgatacttcagacaggaataagcagaagNNNNNNNNNNNNNNNNNNNNNNNNNNNNNNNNNNNNNNNNNNNNNNNNNNNNNNNNNNNNNNNNNNNNNNNNNNNNNNNNNNNNNNNNNNNNNNNNNNNNNNNNNNNNNNNNNNNNNNNNNNNNNNNNNNNNNNNNNNNNNNNNNNNNNNNNNNNNNNNNNNNNNNNNNNNNNNNNNNNNNNNNNNNNNNNNNNNNNNNNNNNNNNNNNNNNNNNNNNNNNNNNNNNNNNNNNNNNNNNNNNNNNNNNNNNNNNNNNNNNNNNNNNNNNNNNNNNNNNNNNNNNNNNNNNNNNNNNNNNNNNNNNNNNattttaccacgacagacacgtacacagcaccgaataccacgatgtgagtgaaagctgctctcactgtattgtccggtgtctggtaatcccttcgataccgacatcaaaccaaaaaaagaatcctgaccacagagtgtgggtaattatgtcaaatgtcactggcaatgtgcattcagctgattgcaactgttaaagcaagtcactgagcatgcgtacatgtcatacgggagagttccaatcaggggtggataacaccttataggaaagccttataccaacagcaatagcagcagcagtagcagaaacaacagcaacaacaacatacctTTGCTTTCAGAGTAGTTTTCCAGTTCTCCGCTGCTTTGCTTTCTGTGGCAAAAACCGTGACTTCCATGTTAGGTCTTGACGAAGCCAATCCTGCTATTAGTTGGGAAGTAGGATTACTTCCACACACCGTAATCTTCACTGGGCTACCCATTGTACCTtcaatgaaacaagaaaagaaaaaaaaaaaccaacatattttattattagatcTTGTTCCTGCTATTTAGAAAAGTAACATTAACAATCCTCTCTCTGCTAATTAAGACagaaatattggtctcaaattttgccgGCAatattaagtcggttacattgaccccattgttcaactggtacttatttgatcgaccgcAGAAGAaagaaaggctaagtcgacctcggtggcttgcctaatacatacatacatacatacatacatacgtacatatatacatacatatatatatatatatatatataaatatatactagcagaaatacccggcgttgcccgggttaaagagaataatgaaatctaaaaacgccgtctagactacgcatcatctttatatatagagatgtatatacacacacgcacccaaacacacgtatatatatgtatttcaatataaatatatgaaagtcaatgaagtttcgtaaaagaaggtgaccatgtacatactttcttgctgttgtNNNNNNNNNNNNNNNNNNNNNNNNNNNNNNNNNNNNNNNNNNNNNNNNNNNNNNNNNNNNNNNNNNNNNNNNNNNNNNNNNNNNNNNNNNNNNNNNNNNNNNNNNNNNNNNNNNNNNNNNNNNNNNNNNNNNNNNNNNNNNNNNNNNNNNNNNNNNNNNNNNNNNNNNNNNNNNNNNNNNNNNNNNNNNNNNNNNNNNNNNNNNNNNNNNNNNNNNNNNNNNNNNNNNNNNNNNNNNNNNNNNNNNNNNNNNNNNNNNNNNNNNNNNNNNNNNNNNNNNNNNNNNNNNNNNNNNNNNNNNNNNNNNNNNNNNNNNNNNNNNNNNNNNNNNNNNNNNNNNNNNNNNNNNNNNNNNNNNNNNNNNNNNNNNNNNNNNNNNNNNNNNNNNNNNNNNNNNNNNNNNNNNNNNNNNNNNNNNNNNNNNNNNNNNNNNNNNNNNNNNNNNNNNNNNNNNNNNNNNNNNNNNNNNNNNNNNNNNNNNNNNNNNNNNNNNNNNNNNNNNNNNNNNNNNNNNNNNNNNNNNNNNNNNNNNNNNNNNNNNNNNNNNNNNNNNNNNNNNNNNNNNNNNNNNNNNNNNNNNNNNNNNNNNNNNNNNNNNNNNNNNNNNNNNNNNNNNNNNNNNNNNNNNNNNNNNNNNNNNNNNNNNNNNNNNNNNNNNATTATATAAAattttcgtttcaaattttggcacaaggccag
Proteins encoded:
- the LOC106869612 gene encoding octopine dehydrogenase, encoding MEVTVFATESKAAENWKTTLKAKDATMVVNFPRKDGSMYPEKGRPGTITDKAGDFVTESDVIILSSSPNNFQDYLKAMKKYIKKRTVIIGVPGRSGFEYQCRTCLEELGEQCTIVNLEMCPWICEQVKFGSQIDVKVTVASIVTSTLFGTSPPKRGPLSILQLIIGGDCALQNSLNFMSVLLSPFVYLECCLLFGRWSEWDEKPLESEVGLFEDVSEKTAEMISNCSKECSKIVQAIKTSKPEVKINDYKGIEDWFAGFKDCIGDSSSLLTTLKTCKIWGDIKHPMKKDRRKSEYTPDLEERISEYLSYGLIVIRGVAEILQQETPVIDKLITWCQTKSKKSYMKDGKVLTDKNIQNTSCPQKYKFSTPNEILFVKALPTDIEL